A portion of the Esox lucius isolate fEsoLuc1 chromosome 20, fEsoLuc1.pri, whole genome shotgun sequence genome contains these proteins:
- the LOC105008744 gene encoding gastrula zinc finger protein XlCGF17.1-like isoform X2 — translation MQSEEKPNLLLSFHTEPKQESLDSDCDSGAQCSLMDSEMTSVKQEDCSQTLGLNVIIKDEEEEEEIGDLINVTIKDEEGGNNGVTIKNEEGDLLNKDDISEDGEQQEDYIETSHHCPHCEKNFLSKSVLKRHLNVHAGEKHYCSDCGKSFFKLDTLKVHQRIHTGEKPYSCSDCGKCFITSSHRIRHQKVHTGEKSYSCSTCGKGFSELDHLKVHQRVHTGEKPYSCSDCGKSFSTLNNLKVHQRIHTGEKPYYCSDCGKCFLTSSHCIRHQKVHTGEKSYSCSDCGKGFSELNHLKVHQRIHTGEKPFSCSECGMSFSHLVSLKIHQRKHAGK, via the exons ATG cAAAGTGAGGAGAAACCCaacctgctgctctccttccacactgaacCCAAACAAGAGTCACTGGATTCTGATTGTGACAGTGGAGCTCAGTGTTCATTGAtggattcagagatgacatcagtgaaGCAGGAAGACTGCAGTCAAACACTGGGACTGAATGTCATcattaaagatgaagaggaggaggaggagattggGGATTTAATTAATGTTACCATTAAAGATGAAGAGGGGGGAAATAATGGGGTTACCATTAAAAATGAAGAGGGGGATTTACTTAATAAAG ATGACATTTCTGAAGATGGAGAGCAACAGGAAGACTACATTGAAACATCTCACCACTGCCCCCACTGTGAAAAAAATTTCCTGTCTAAATCAGTGTTAAAAAGACACCTTAATGTTCATGCTGGAGAGAAGCACtactgttctgactgtgggaaaagtttCTTTAAATTAGATACTCTTAAGGtccaccagcgcatacatactggagagaaaccttactcctgttctgactgtggaaagtgtttcattacatcatctCACCGTATTAGACACCAGAAagtacacacaggagagaagtcTTACTCCTGCTCTACCTGTGGGAAAGGCTTCTCTGAATTAGAtcaccttaaagttcaccagcgcgtacatactggagagaaaccttactcctgttctgactgtgggaagagtttttctACATTAAAtaaccttaaagttcaccagcggatacatactggagagaaaccttactattgttctgactgtgggaagtgtttcctTACATCATCTCACTGTATTAGACATCAGAAAGTCCACACGGGAGAGAAGTcttattcctgttctgactgtgggaaaggtTTCTCTGAATTGAAtcaccttaaagttcaccagcgcatacatactggagagaagcctttctcctgttctgaatgtgggATGAGTTTCAGTCATCTAGTTTCCCTCAAAATACATCAACGTAAGCATGCTGGAAAATAA
- the LOC105008744 gene encoding gastrula zinc finger protein XlCGF17.1-like isoform X3, with product MDSEMTSVKQEDCSQTLGLNVIIKDEEEEEEIGDLINVTIKDEEGGNNGVTIKNEEGDLLNKDDISEDGEQQEDYIETSHHCPHCEKNFLSKSVLKRHLNVHAGEKHYCSDCGKSFFKLDTLKVHQRIHTGEKPYSCSDCGKCFITSSHRIRHQKVHTGEKSYSCSTCGKGFSELDHLKVHQRVHTGEKPYSCSDCGKSFSTLNNLKVHQRIHTGEKPYYCSDCGKCFLTSSHCIRHQKVHTGEKSYSCSDCGKGFSELNHLKVHQRIHTGEKPFSCSECGMSFSHLVSLKIHQRKHAGK from the exons AtggattcagagatgacatcagtgaaGCAGGAAGACTGCAGTCAAACACTGGGACTGAATGTCATcattaaagatgaagaggaggaggaggagattggGGATTTAATTAATGTTACCATTAAAGATGAAGAGGGGGGAAATAATGGGGTTACCATTAAAAATGAAGAGGGGGATTTACTTAATAAAG ATGACATTTCTGAAGATGGAGAGCAACAGGAAGACTACATTGAAACATCTCACCACTGCCCCCACTGTGAAAAAAATTTCCTGTCTAAATCAGTGTTAAAAAGACACCTTAATGTTCATGCTGGAGAGAAGCACtactgttctgactgtgggaaaagtttCTTTAAATTAGATACTCTTAAGGtccaccagcgcatacatactggagagaaaccttactcctgttctgactgtggaaagtgtttcattacatcatctCACCGTATTAGACACCAGAAagtacacacaggagagaagtcTTACTCCTGCTCTACCTGTGGGAAAGGCTTCTCTGAATTAGAtcaccttaaagttcaccagcgcgtacatactggagagaaaccttactcctgttctgactgtgggaagagtttttctACATTAAAtaaccttaaagttcaccagcggatacatactggagagaaaccttactattgttctgactgtgggaagtgtttcctTACATCATCTCACTGTATTAGACATCAGAAAGTCCACACGGGAGAGAAGTcttattcctgttctgactgtgggaaaggtTTCTCTGAATTGAAtcaccttaaagttcaccagcgcatacatactggagagaagcctttctcctgttctgaatgtgggATGAGTTTCAGTCATCTAGTTTCCCTCAAAATACATCAACGTAAGCATGCTGGAAAATAA